The sequence GAACTGCGGTTATCTGCATGAAGGAATTGAAGCGGTTGAAACGTGCCCGGCCTGCGACCATCCCCAGGCTCATTTTGAAGTTCTTGGTGAAAACTGGTAATCGCAAATTTTGAATTAATAATGATGCGCTTTGTTCTTCTAAAGAACAAAGCGCTTGCCGTTTCAACATCAACGCTGAATTTTGGCGTCCAAAATTGACAAAACCCGATTATGAACTTATAGTTGCGATAATTTTAACCTACAAAATAGGAACTAACTATGGCGGAAAATACTATTCATCTCAACGACGAAGATTTCGACGAACTGTTAAAAACTTCTGACAAGCCGATTATGGTAGATTTCTGGGCGCCTTGGTGTGGTCCGTGCAAAGCCATTGGGCCAACCATTGATGCATTGGCCGATGAATTTGGTGATCAGATGATCTTTGCCAAGGTCAACGTGGATGATAACCCCATAAGCCCCAGTAAACACAATGTACAGGCCATTCCAACCCTCATTTTCTTTAAGGATGGAGCGGTTGTCAATCAGATTACCGGCATGGTGGCAAAGGAAAAACTTGAAGAGGCCATCAAAAGCGTTCTTTAAGGAGACTTCCAATGAGTGAATATGATCTGGTGATCATCGGTGCCGGGCCGGCCGGTCTGACCGCAGGACTGTATGCGGCCCGGGCCCGGATGAATGTTTTGCTGATTGAAAAAGCTGTTCCCGGCGGTCAGGTCCTTATCACGGACTGGATTGAAAATTATCCCGGGTTTCCCGAAGGTATTTCCGGGTTTGACCTGGCCGAAAAAATAAAAGAACAGGCTTTGGGCTTGGGGTTAGAGATTGAAACCGCAGAGGTTAAGGGACTCGATCTTTCCGGGAAGACCAAGGAAGTTATTCTCAAGGAAAAACGCATTAAAACCAAGTCCCTGATCATTGCCTCGGGCGCATCTCCGAAGAGACTCGGGGTTGGCGAGGACAAGTTCATGGGTAAAGGGGTGTCCTTTTGCGCCACCTGTGACGGGCCTTTTTTCAAAGAAAAAGTGTTGGTAGCAGTAGGCGGCGGGGATACCGCAATCCAGGAATCCCTTTTTCTCACCCGGTTTGCTAAAAAAGTGTATATAGTCCATCGCAGGGATGAATTGCGGGCCGCTAAGATTCTTCAGGAAAGAGCTTTTGCCAACGATAAAATTGAATTCATTTGGGATAGTGTCGTAACGGGAATGGATGGATTTTTCAGCGTTGAAAAAGTTACTGTGAAAAATGTGAAAACCGGCGATGAGTCTAAAGTTGATGCGAACGGCTGCTTTATCTGGATAGGCATTCTGCCCAACACCGAATTTATAAAAGGTGATGTCAATACCGATGAAGGTGGGTTTATTCTTGTAGACACCAAAATGCAGACGAACGTGCCCGGTGTTTTCGCTATCGGCGATGTCAGGGATACGCCTTTGCGCCAGATTGCAACGGCTGTGGGAGATGCTGCTATTGCTGCGGTCAGTGCAGAGCATTATGTAGAGAACTTATAAAATGAAAAAAACTCTCATTGCAGGACTGGTCATTCTTTTGCTTTCGGGGTGTTCCCTGTTTGAAGAAAAACATCAGATGAACAAAAACGCCCAGCAGCTGGCAGCGGAAGGTGCTGCTTCGTTTATGAATGAGGACTATGAGGATGCGATCAAGGCGTATACGGATCTAAAAGACTGGTACCCGTTCAGTAACTATGCCATTTTGGCGGAATTAAAAATTGCCGATGCTCATTTTCATCTTGAAGAATATCCCGAGGCGATTGCTGCCTATGAAAGCTTTGAAAAAATGCATCCCAAAAATGAGGCTGTGCCATATATCATCAACCAGATCGCCATGTGCTGGTTTAATCAGATAGATACCATAGACAGGGATGCAACGCCTTCCAAAAAGGCCATGGCTGAGTTTGAAAGGCTGATCCGGTTGTTTCCGGAAAATGAGTACAGCCAGAAAGCGTTAGCCCATATTGACGCCTGCATTGACAATATGGCCAGCCATGAATTGTATGTCGCCACTTTTTATAACAAAACAAAAAAATACGAGGCTGCGCTGAAGCGCTACCAGTATATTGTGGAAAACTATGCCGGGACCGATCAAAGCCAAATCGCCCTTGAAAAAATTCCCGAGGTGTCGAAACACCTTAACGCAGCTGAATCCGACAACGAAGAAAAATAAAAAGCCTTTACTTTTATTTTAATATGTTATATCACCTTCAAGTTTTGATTTGTGTTTGGACGAAAAGTTGCCCAGGTGCAAGGCGCAGAAAAATTTAAAACCGGAGCAACCTTGTGGTTGTGAGGCCCGATCTCATGATCTGATAAATTTTTATGCAACGCCGCAGATGGGTGAATTTTCGTTCAAACACTAATTTTGATAGGGCGATTTTATTAGGAGTATAATTATTATGTCAAAAGAATGTGCAATCTGTGGAAAAAAACCAATGGTCGGCAACAATGTCAGCCATGCCCATAACCTCAATAAAAGGCGCTTCAATCCTAATCTTCAAAGAGTTCGCGCGGTGATTAAACCGGGTTGCGTCAGAAAAATTGATGTATGTACCTCTTGTATTAAGGCGGGAAAAGTTACCAAAGCGTCTTAAGTAAAGATTTGCTATTGGGATTGATGAAATATCCCCCTTAATTTTTTCCAGGGTTAAAGATATTATCAATAAATTCCGGCATGTGTTAGCATGCCGGAATTTTGTTGTTTCTGTCATGGAGTAGGCATGGTATTTTTGCGTCAGATGCAAGGCACAATCCGAAAAACTGTAGTTGCCCCTGCCGCGACCGGGCTGTAACGCCGCAGGTGATGCAAACACGCGTTGCCTACAGGATTTTTGAAGCCAATTCCGCCAGTTCAGAACGTTCACCCTTCTCAAGATTGATGTGGGCATAAATATTATGACCCTTCATCTTTTCTATGATATATGCAAGCCCATTGGTCTGGGTGTCCAGATAGGGATGGTCTATCTGGAAGATATCTCCCGTAAAAACAATTTTTGTGCCCTCCCCTGCCCGTGTAATAATTGTTTTTACCTCATGGGGTGTGAGGTTCTGGGCCTCATCCACGATAAAAAACACCCGAACAATAGATCGGCCCCTGATATATGAAATCGGCGTAATAACGATCTTTTCCTCTTCTATCAGCTCCTTGATATTTTTTCCGTTGGAACCATTTTCATTAAATTGATTCTGTATAACAGAAAGGTTATCATACAGGGGTTGCATATATGGGTCCAACTTGGAAGCCACATCTCCGGGAAGAAACCCTAAATCTTTGTTGCTCAGCGGAACCACAGGCCGGGCGATAAAAATCTGCCGGTAGAACTGCTTTTTAGCCAGGGCGGCAGCCAGGGCCAACAGGGTTTTTCCGGTACCGGCTTTGCCGGAAATAGTAACTAGGGATATCTCCGGATTGAGCATGGCATTCAGGGCAAACGCCTGTTCCGAATTCCGCGGTTTGATGCCGTAACATATTCTGGGTTGAATCAGCTTCACCGTCTGGCTTGCGCCGTCAAAATAGGCCAAAGCGGATTTGGATCCGTTTTTCAGTATCACATTTTCATTGGCAAAAAGTGCCACATCTTCTCCCAGGCTTGCGGTTTGTGTTTCATAGGGCTTTTGGTACAGCTGGTCCAGTACCTGGGAGCTAATATTATTCACCACCTTCATACCGGTATACATCTCGGAAATGTTCTCAACAAACTGGGAGTTGTAATTTTCAGTTTTCAAGCCAATGGAGCGGGCTTTCAGACGCAAGTTCACGTCCTTGGTGACAAAAACAACATTCTTGAAACCATTTTCTTTGGCAATGGAATAGGCAATATTTATAATCCTGACATCCGGGGTGATTTCATTAAAATTGTTTTTAATTATGGGATCCAAGGCGGTATCCAGGCGGATGGCAATACTGCCCTCTCCGTTATCAATGGGCGCCCCGCCGTTGAGCACCGTATCACAGGACAAAGCATCCAAAGTCCT comes from uncultured Desulfobacter sp. and encodes:
- the trxA gene encoding thioredoxin; the protein is MAENTIHLNDEDFDELLKTSDKPIMVDFWAPWCGPCKAIGPTIDALADEFGDQMIFAKVNVDDNPISPSKHNVQAIPTLIFFKDGAVVNQITGMVAKEKLEEAIKSVL
- the trxB gene encoding thioredoxin-disulfide reductase encodes the protein MSEYDLVIIGAGPAGLTAGLYAARARMNVLLIEKAVPGGQVLITDWIENYPGFPEGISGFDLAEKIKEQALGLGLEIETAEVKGLDLSGKTKEVILKEKRIKTKSLIIASGASPKRLGVGEDKFMGKGVSFCATCDGPFFKEKVLVAVGGGDTAIQESLFLTRFAKKVYIVHRRDELRAAKILQERAFANDKIEFIWDSVVTGMDGFFSVEKVTVKNVKTGDESKVDANGCFIWIGILPNTEFIKGDVNTDEGGFILVDTKMQTNVPGVFAIGDVRDTPLRQIATAVGDAAIAAVSAEHYVENL
- a CDS encoding outer membrane protein assembly factor BamD, producing MKKTLIAGLVILLLSGCSLFEEKHQMNKNAQQLAAEGAASFMNEDYEDAIKAYTDLKDWYPFSNYAILAELKIADAHFHLEEYPEAIAAYESFEKMHPKNEAVPYIINQIAMCWFNQIDTIDRDATPSKKAMAEFERLIRLFPENEYSQKALAHIDACIDNMASHELYVATFYNKTKKYEAALKRYQYIVENYAGTDQSQIALEKIPEVSKHLNAAESDNEEK
- the rpmB gene encoding 50S ribosomal protein L28 gives rise to the protein MSKECAICGKKPMVGNNVSHAHNLNKRRFNPNLQRVRAVIKPGCVRKIDVCTSCIKAGKVTKAS
- a CDS encoding PhoH family protein, which produces MKKIFILDTNVILHDSGCIHQFKDNDIYIPITVIEELDKFKKGNNVINCNARDFLRTLDALSCDTVLNGGAPIDNGEGSIAIRLDTALDPIIKNNFNEITPDVRIINIAYSIAKENGFKNVVFVTKDVNLRLKARSIGLKTENYNSQFVENISEMYTGMKVVNNISSQVLDQLYQKPYETQTASLGEDVALFANENVILKNGSKSALAYFDGASQTVKLIQPRICYGIKPRNSEQAFALNAMLNPEISLVTISGKAGTGKTLLALAAALAKKQFYRQIFIARPVVPLSNKDLGFLPGDVASKLDPYMQPLYDNLSVIQNQFNENGSNGKNIKELIEEEKIVITPISYIRGRSIVRVFFIVDEAQNLTPHEVKTIITRAGEGTKIVFTGDIFQIDHPYLDTQTNGLAYIIEKMKGHNIYAHINLEKGERSELAELASKIL